The following proteins are co-located in the Dyadobacter chenwenxiniae genome:
- a CDS encoding (2Fe-2S)-binding protein, whose amino-acid sequence MITLKVNGDNHTLDVPGEMPILWVIRDVLGLTGTKFGCGAAQCGACTVHLDGDGIRSCITPVSRAAGKEIVTIEGLNNHVGDSLRSAWAEVDVPQCGYCQSGQIMAASILLTENPAPNDQDIDRAMSGNICRCGTYQRIRAAIHLAAKS is encoded by the coding sequence ATGATCACGCTAAAAGTGAACGGGGACAATCATACATTGGACGTGCCGGGCGAAATGCCAATCCTATGGGTAATCCGTGACGTACTGGGTCTGACAGGAACAAAATTCGGCTGCGGCGCGGCGCAATGCGGGGCTTGTACGGTGCATCTGGATGGGGACGGAATACGGTCCTGCATCACGCCGGTGTCCCGCGCAGCCGGGAAAGAAATCGTTACCATTGAAGGCCTGAATAATCACGTAGGAGACTCACTCCGGTCGGCCTGGGCGGAAGTGGACGTTCCGCAATGCGGTTATTGCCAATCGGGGCAGATCATGGCAGCTTCCATTCTCCTGACGGAAAATCCGGCACCCAATGATCAGGACATTGACCGGGCTATGTCAGGAAACATTTGCCGATGCGGCACTTATCAGCGAATCCGGGCCGCAATCCATCTTGCAGCAAAAAGCTAA
- a CDS encoding proline iminopeptidase-family hydrolase: protein MLRIKLKYIVLLMVFALAACRDKEQQSEHLLDYYASDTSQVQTAGVKMIPIKTPAGVYKVWTKRIGNNPKIKVLLLAGGPGFPHDYLEVFESFFPKEGIEFYYYDELGSGNSDKSVDSTRFSVDRAVAELEQVREALGLDKDNLYIFGHSWGGILAMEYALKYQQHVKGLIISNMSSSGKEFNRYIKEVLVKQLPKVALDSINLLAARNDYANPRYTALVTKHFYGKFVCRLPLDQWPEPFTRALGKLNQPYYLSMQGPSEFGIIGSLKNWDISTRLNQIKVPALMIGAKYDEMDPKHMEWMSKQVANGRYLYCHNGSHLSMYDQQQVYMRGIIQFLREGNDD from the coding sequence ATGCTGAGAATAAAACTCAAATACATCGTTCTGTTAATGGTCTTCGCGCTGGCCGCGTGCAGGGATAAGGAGCAGCAAAGCGAACATTTACTTGACTACTATGCCTCGGACACTTCGCAGGTGCAGACTGCCGGGGTTAAGATGATTCCAATCAAAACCCCGGCCGGTGTATACAAAGTTTGGACCAAACGGATCGGGAATAATCCCAAAATCAAGGTTTTGCTCCTGGCAGGCGGCCCGGGTTTTCCGCACGATTATCTGGAAGTTTTTGAAAGCTTTTTTCCAAAGGAGGGTATCGAGTTTTATTATTATGATGAACTCGGCTCAGGGAATTCTGACAAGTCAGTGGATTCAACCCGGTTTAGCGTCGATCGTGCAGTCGCGGAGTTGGAGCAGGTGCGGGAAGCATTGGGTTTGGATAAAGACAATCTCTACATTTTCGGGCATTCGTGGGGCGGCATTCTGGCCATGGAATATGCGCTGAAATACCAGCAGCACGTCAAGGGACTGATCATTTCCAATATGTCTTCAAGCGGGAAGGAGTTCAACCGGTACATTAAAGAAGTGCTCGTAAAACAGCTTCCGAAAGTCGCATTGGATAGCATTAACCTGCTGGCAGCCAGAAATGACTACGCCAATCCCAGATATACGGCATTGGTTACGAAACATTTCTATGGGAAGTTTGTTTGTCGGCTCCCGCTCGATCAATGGCCCGAGCCGTTTACCAGAGCACTAGGGAAGCTAAACCAGCCCTATTACTTGTCCATGCAGGGGCCGAGTGAGTTTGGTATCATCGGGAGTTTGAAGAATTGGGATATCAGCACAAGATTGAACCAGATCAAAGTTCCGGCCCTGATGATCGGTGCGAAATATGACGAGATGGATCCCAAGCACATGGAATGGATGAGCAAGCAAGTCGCAAACGGCAGATATCTGTATTGTCACAATGGAAGTCATCTCAGCATGTATGATCAGCAGCAAGTCTATATGAGGGGGATCATTCAGTTTCTCCGGGAGGGAAATGATGACTAA
- a CDS encoding NAD-dependent succinate-semialdehyde dehydrogenase, which produces MSIISINPTNGSQIKTYTDLGFEETVQKIERANTAWESWKKSTRETRNALLISMAGVLRKRSQELAVLMATEMGKPVTQGLDEVEKCARCCEYYAENAEKHLSDRIIETEASKSYVTFQPIGVVLAVMPWNFPFWQVFRFLVPALAAGNCGVLKHASNVPGCALAIEEIVRQAGFPDDVFLTLLVGSDKVSKIIEHPLIKAVTLTGSTNAGIQVATKAGSVLKKTVLELGGSDAYVVLADADLELAAESCVNSRLINGGQSCIAGKRFIIEKTVIEEFIKLFFQKMKAKRVGDPLDAATEVGPQARADLRDELHGQVEKSIEKGAVCILGGEVPPGNNAFYPPTMLINVKPGMPAYYEELFGPVASIIEAEDEADAIRIANDSIFGLGSAVFTQDIAKGEHIAATELQAGSSYVNHRVASDPRLPFGGIKTSGYGRELSDFGIHEFVNVKTVYIK; this is translated from the coding sequence ATGAGTATTATATCAATCAATCCAACCAATGGCAGCCAGATAAAAACCTATACTGACCTGGGTTTTGAGGAAACCGTCCAAAAGATCGAGCGTGCGAACACGGCATGGGAAAGTTGGAAAAAATCCACCCGTGAAACACGCAATGCACTGCTTATTTCCATGGCAGGTGTATTAAGAAAGCGCAGTCAGGAATTGGCTGTACTCATGGCCACTGAAATGGGGAAACCTGTCACGCAAGGACTTGATGAGGTTGAAAAATGCGCCCGTTGCTGCGAGTATTATGCGGAAAACGCCGAAAAGCATCTTTCAGACAGGATTATTGAAACAGAAGCTTCTAAAAGTTACGTCACCTTTCAGCCGATTGGCGTAGTGTTGGCAGTCATGCCCTGGAATTTTCCCTTCTGGCAGGTTTTCCGGTTCCTGGTGCCGGCGCTGGCTGCTGGTAACTGCGGCGTGCTGAAACACGCATCCAATGTGCCGGGCTGCGCATTGGCTATTGAGGAAATAGTAAGGCAAGCCGGTTTCCCGGACGATGTCTTTTTGACGTTACTGGTTGGGAGCGACAAAGTTTCGAAAATCATTGAACATCCTTTGATTAAAGCAGTCACCCTCACGGGCAGCACCAATGCCGGTATCCAGGTTGCCACAAAAGCCGGGTCGGTTTTGAAAAAGACGGTTCTCGAACTGGGCGGAAGCGACGCCTATGTTGTGCTGGCAGATGCTGATCTTGAACTGGCAGCTGAATCCTGTGTGAACAGTCGCCTGATCAACGGCGGACAAAGTTGCATTGCAGGTAAGCGGTTCATTATTGAGAAAACGGTGATCGAAGAGTTTATCAAGCTTTTTTTTCAAAAAATGAAGGCGAAACGGGTGGGAGATCCGCTGGATGCCGCAACAGAAGTGGGACCTCAGGCACGCGCAGACCTCCGCGACGAGCTTCACGGCCAGGTTGAGAAATCGATTGAAAAGGGAGCAGTTTGCATTTTAGGTGGGGAAGTGCCACCCGGAAATAATGCATTTTATCCGCCCACGATGCTGATTAATGTAAAGCCCGGAATGCCGGCTTACTATGAAGAATTATTCGGACCGGTGGCTTCCATCATTGAGGCGGAAGACGAGGCCGACGCCATCCGTATTGCCAACGACAGCATTTTTGGATTGGGGTCAGCTGTTTTCACGCAAGACATAGCCAAGGGTGAGCACATTGCTGCAACAGAACTTCAGGCCGGTTCGAGTTACGTGAACCACCGTGTGGCTTCCGATCCGCGCCTTCCGTTCGGCGGGATCAAAACATCAGGTTACGGCCGCGAACTGAGCGATTTTGGCATCCACGAGTTTGTCAATGTGAAGACAGTTTATATCAAATAA
- a CDS encoding type 1 glutamine amidotransferase domain-containing protein, translated as MRRKILFMVTSAAVIGPKNRPTGSLLTELAHPYEAFKKQGYDIDIYSVKGGEAPIDMVELDDPINSAFLSDDGLTKMKSTESIENLSIAGYDAVFVPGGLGPVADMTDNPPVQQILADFYESGKVVSAVCHGPVSLGNVILKDGSYLVNGKNVTGFSKEEEENYAKEDVPFELEDLLKVHGANYSSVDPWQPYSIADGRLVTGQNPASAQGVAEKVIAILESAGS; from the coding sequence ATGAGGAGAAAAATTCTATTCATGGTGACCAGTGCGGCTGTGATCGGCCCGAAAAATCGCCCAACCGGCAGCTTGCTTACCGAGCTGGCGCATCCCTACGAAGCCTTTAAAAAGCAAGGGTATGACATCGATATTTACAGTGTAAAAGGAGGCGAAGCACCGATTGATATGGTCGAACTGGATGATCCCATCAACAGCGCCTTTTTGAGCGACGACGGATTGACTAAAATGAAAAGCACGGAAAGTATTGAAAACCTCTCCATAGCAGGATACGATGCAGTGTTCGTTCCAGGCGGCCTGGGGCCGGTTGCCGACATGACCGACAATCCACCTGTGCAGCAAATACTGGCGGATTTTTATGAAAGTGGCAAAGTAGTGAGTGCGGTTTGCCACGGTCCGGTTTCACTGGGTAATGTGATATTGAAAGATGGTTCTTACCTGGTCAACGGAAAAAATGTGACCGGGTTCAGTAAAGAGGAAGAAGAAAATTATGCGAAGGAAGATGTGCCTTTTGAGCTGGAAGATCTGCTGAAAGTTCACGGTGCCAATTATAGCTCCGTGGATCCCTGGCAGCCTTACAGCATCGCCGACGGAAGGCTTGTAACAGGTCAAAATCCGGCTTCGGCCCAGGGCGTTGCCGAGAAGGTGATTGCCATTTTAGAGTCAGCAGGTTCATAA
- a CDS encoding putative quinol monooxygenase, producing MSATTITTFAKWQVKSENLETVLHLLADLSQKSKAETDNLFYQVFQDKSNPNVLVLFESYTDEAALTAHRNSAHFQEIAVKQIIPLLENREVVLTSELNLN from the coding sequence ATGAGCGCAACCACAATTACGACTTTTGCCAAATGGCAGGTCAAAAGTGAAAATCTCGAAACCGTGCTTCATTTGCTGGCAGACCTTTCTCAAAAAAGCAAAGCAGAAACGGATAATCTATTTTATCAGGTTTTCCAGGATAAGTCAAATCCTAATGTGCTTGTTTTATTTGAAAGTTATACAGACGAAGCCGCTCTGACTGCGCACCGGAATTCAGCGCATTTTCAGGAGATCGCCGTAAAGCAAATCATCCCGTTACTGGAAAACAGGGAGGTCGTACTGACCTCAGAATTAAATCTGAATTGA